In one window of Juglans regia cultivar Chandler chromosome 3, Walnut 2.0, whole genome shotgun sequence DNA:
- the LOC108999021 gene encoding uncharacterized protein LOC108999021, translating to MSVGVCGKRVGFEEIFGSSSPTSCSAAKRPRWSSFGSGSEDTVSLLLQMFPDLDPELVETVCRNHNHKVEDAIESLRALSFTDVSARYQSQSFDSTTFVNCANVPGQSTATCSQISDQQVEGVKEVRSTISYGNSIDSSKWVDLFVHEMMNATDFDDARGRATRILEAFEQSITAPSKASEELEHASLKEHLQSLLNDNQILKRAVAIQHDRNLEHEERTKGIEQQKHLLSQYQEQVRSLELTNYSLKLDLQRAQGQFHPY from the exons ATGTCTGTAGGAGTTTGCGGGAAGCGTGTTGGATTCGAAGAGATTTTCGGATCTTCGTCTCCGACGTCGTGCTCCGCTGCTAAGAGACCTAGGTGGTCGAGTTTCGGATCCGGGTCCGAAGACACGGTCTCTCTTCTGCTTCAAATGTTCCCAGACTTGGACCCTGAG TTGGTGGAAACAGTTTGTAGAAATCACAATCATAAGGTTGAAGATGCTATTGAGAGTCTACGTGCACTTTCTTTTACTGATGTTAGTGCAAGATATCAATCACAAAGCTTCGATTCCACAACTTTTGTTAATTGTGCTAACGTTCCTGGTCAAAGCACAGCTACCT GCAGTCAAATATCGGATCAGCAAGTTGAAGGTGTAAAGGAAGTGAGATCAACCATCAGTTATGGAAATTCGATAGACAGTTCCAAATGGGTGGATTTGTTCGTGCACGAGATGATGAATGCAACAGATTTTGATGATGCCAGGGGCCGTGCAACAAGAATTCTGGAGGCTTTTGAACAAAGTATAACTGCTCCCTCAAAGGCATCAGAGGAG CTGGAGCATGCTTCTTTAAAGGAACATCTGCAGAGCTTGTTAAATGACAATCAGATTTTAAAGAGAGCGGTTGCAATCCAGCACGACCGCAATTTGGAGCATGAAGAGAGGACAAAGGGAATAGAACAGCAAAAGCATTTGTTAAGCCAGTATCAAGAACAAGTTCGAAGTCTCGAG CTTACCAACTACAGCTTGAAGCTTGATCTACAGAGGGCACAAGGGCAATTTCACCCATACTGA